The Romeriopsis navalis LEGE 11480 genome contains a region encoding:
- a CDS encoding Clp protease N-terminal domain-containing protein, with translation MSDQQYDQSFIRILQFAEADARALHHHQCATTHILLGLLSDPSTLVYDVLSDAGLSYERVRSALKPYTESPRIEGEIPFSKHTRKLIEIAEIGSSVLQQPLDDNYLLFTLLMIGGTTASQLLADFNVDILDTLRALQDGLEEE, from the coding sequence ATACGACCAATCGTTTATCCGCATCTTGCAATTTGCTGAGGCTGATGCCCGCGCGCTGCATCACCATCAATGTGCAACAACCCATATTCTACTGGGGTTGCTCAGTGACCCATCAACACTTGTATACGATGTCCTCAGTGATGCTGGATTATCCTACGAACGGGTCAGAAGTGCCCTCAAACCCTATACTGAGAGTCCTCGCATTGAGGGTGAGATCCCGTTTAGTAAACACACACGAAAGCTCATCGAAATCGCGGAAATTGGCTCTAGTGTTCTGCAACAACCCTTAGATGATAACTATCTCCTATTTACTCTACTCATGATTGGCGGAACAACAGCAAGCCAACTGTTAGCCGATTTTAATGTGGATATTCTTGATACGTTAAGGGCGTTACAGGATGGCCTTGAGGAAGAATAA
- a CDS encoding GIY-YIG nuclease family protein, with protein MKSPAPWFLYIIRCADNSLYTGITIDLDRRFAEHQAQGKKCAKYLRGKAPLELVFTTPAGANKSEASKLERQIKRRSKQTKERLIQGTTTLATLGLLE; from the coding sequence ATGAAGTCTCCTGCACCTTGGTTTCTCTATATTATTCGTTGTGCTGACAATTCACTGTATACCGGAATTACAATCGACCTCGATCGGCGGTTTGCCGAGCATCAAGCGCAAGGCAAAAAATGTGCGAAATATCTCCGGGGCAAGGCTCCATTGGAACTGGTGTTCACAACTCCAGCCGGTGCGAATAAATCTGAAGCCTCAAAATTAGAACGGCAAATCAAACGCCGCTCCAAGCAAACTAAAGAGCGTTTGATCCAAGGCACAACAACATTAGCAACCTTGGGATTGCTAGAGTAA